Part of the Catalinimonas alkaloidigena genome is shown below.
TCCAATAGGCTTCAGTGTCTGGCAATAGTTCCTTCACCCTTTTACCCAATACATCTTCTCTTTTTAGGCCTAATACTTTTTCAAAATATGGGTTAATTTCCGTGAAAATGTAGTCTCTTGGTTTTCCATTTTTATCAGTAATAATTTTATTAAGGGCAAATGCCTCGTTCATGTTATCAAATAATTGCCGAAACTTTTTCTCGCTTTCCTTCAGGGAATGCTCAGCTTCTTTTCTTTGGGTAATATCATTAGAAGTGGAAAGAATGTTAATCATTTCTTGTTTATCATTCCTGATCACTCGGGATCTGGTTTGTAACCATATTACTTCTCCTGATTTCTTATAAATCCTATACTCGGCAACAAACTTATCTCTGGATATTTCCGCTCCCTGATTAATCTCCCGCATAATATCTTCCACTATTTTTCTGTCTTCAGGAAGGATATTTTCAAAGGACCCCATTTTGTAATGCTCTTCTACACTAAAGCCTGTTAATTCAGCGATATTAGGAGGGATATAAGTGAAAGCGCCTTGCGCGTTCATCAGAATTACAAAATCAGATGTATTTTCAGCCAGAAAACGATATTTTTCTTCATTCTCCTTAAGGGCGAGCTCAGCTTTTATTCTTTCAGAAATGTCCCTTGATGTAGTCGTAAGGTATTTAGTTTCTCCTGCCTGGTCTGTAATAGCATCTGAAGTAGTTTCAAACCATATATACTTGCCATTTTTACGTCTTATCCTATATTCAGTATCACGTGAACCCTTGCCTTCTAAATTTAGTCTGTGACTATTTTGTCGTATTCTTTCCTGATCATCAGGATGAAATAGACTATATGGATTGGTACCTACAAGCTCTTCCGGATCATACCCTAACAAATTCTTGACCGCCGGAGAAACATAGCGATATGTACCATCAGGTTCATGCAGACAAACCATTTCTGAAGAGTACTCAGTCATAAAGCGATAGTGCTCTTCACTTTCTCTCAGTCGCTTCTCTGTCTCTTTTCTTTTACTGATATCTCTGCCTATGCAGTATATGTACTTTTTCCCACCCTGGATAAATGAAATACCATTGATTTCTAAAGGTATGAGCGTTCCGTTCTTGTGTCTATGTACCGTTTCAAATAATTTGGTTTGGTAACCATCATATTTAGACCAGAATTGAATGAAATTTAACTTGTTGTTATGTACATCACAATCCGTGATATTCGTATTGATACGTTCTTTTTTACTAAAGCCTAACATCTCACAGGCAGTGTTATTTACTTCAAGAATGGTCCCATCTTCCTCCAAGAGGTAAATACCATCAATGCTGTGGTCTACCAGTACTTTATATCTTTCTTCGATCCGATTTAGCCTGTGCTGGCTTTTTCTAAGTTCAAATAACTTAACTACCTGTTTTGCCAACCCCTTCAGTGCACTGATCTGTTTTTTGCTTATTGTTCTGGGCTGATGATCAATTACACACAATGTCCCTAATGGAAATCCTTCAGAACTTATTAGCGTAACTCCTACATAAAAGACAATATGGGGGTCAGCCGTTACTAAAGGATTATCCTTAAACCGTGGGTCTTTTCTGGAATCAGGTACGACGAATATCTCCTCTTTACTTACAATAGCATGTGCACAAAATGAGTGTTCTTTCGGGCTTTGGCAGATGTCAAGTCCATGATGCGATTTGAACCATTGTCTGTTTTGATCAACCAAACTAATCAGAGAGACAGGCATGCCGCATATCTCGGAAGCTATTTGCGTGATAAAATCGTACTCTTCTTCAGCTATGGAATCAAGAATGTGATACGAATAAAGGTTTTTTATCCTTGCATTTTCATTTTCAGAGCCTTTCGTTTTCATTATGTATTGGGAGGTTACGTCAGCCTGTTAAGTAATCCTTTGATCACGGTATAATTGAAAATAATTAAATATATTTAATAATACTGCATAGACTCTCCAGCTAGGCTTATCTTGTATTTAGTATGCTAAATACAAACAAAAAAGTCTTCCAGCAAAAACTGAGAGACATGGCTGAATGTTCCCAATCTAATTTATATTTCATGAAACAGGATTGTAAATTAAGTGGATAATCCTAAATAGTTATAGGGGCAGCTAGCTGCTCTTATCAACCATCAACTTGCTGTTCCTGTTTATATGGTAGCGCTTTCCTATGTTCATGCCCTGCATTTGAGATCATGAGATAGCCACAGCTTTAATGTACTACCCGTACCAGTTCATAGATTTTTAAATAGTACCAGTCTCGAGGCCTCTCCCTTCGGCTCACTGGCTGACTTCCCCCTTAACGTTCCGCATGTATGGCTGGCTTCTTCGTCAAGTTCAGATTCTTTTCAAAAGACCAGATTATGTCCTCTAACTTAAATTCAACATCAAGCTATTTACCTTATATAAATAAAAATATTCACTTACTATAAATTAGTTAATAATATATTTTAATTAATATCTGTTTATTTTTTAAAATAATTATTAAGTTGGTAAAAATTCTTATCTATGCTAATACAACGGCTTTTCCTGATCCTGCTCTGCTACTTTACTTTACAAACCGCAATGGGCGCGGACACATTACCCCTCATATTTTGTGGCAGTCCCGACAATGACCTTTATATGCTACTTGAAAAGGAAGGTGCCAGCATGATTCGCTACAACCATCCTGCCACGGCCATTGCGGCAGCGCCTTCCGGTTCTGCAGTTTTCCTGATAGCTGATGGCTATCCCGAAACAAAAAACGAGCTTACTCCTGCTCTGCTGCAGACTGCTCGCGAAAAGAAGCTAAAAATCTACCTGGAATACCCTGCACAACTGCCTGGCTTCGAACTTCCTCAGCAGCCGGTGGCTACTCAGCTAGAACGGGGCATAGTAAGTAGTGAAGTATTTGGCTCCTCCCTGCCACCTATGACCATTCTTGGGGTAAATGATTGTCATGTACTTCCGATAAAAGTCAGTGACCCACTGATAGTGCTGGGCAAGGTCGCAGGGCTGGACAAGGCCGTATATGGAATAGACGACATCCAAACCTATCCGCTGCTCTTTAAACAGGAGGAGATGTGGGTAGCTATGACACAGCTCAGCAATTTTGTGAAAGGTCGTTTCGCCCCTCATGCAGCCTGGAAGCAGGTTTGGCGTACCATACTCACACAGATGACAGGAAAAAACCTCATTCCTGATGAAGACTGGCCTTCAGAAGTATCTCCCATGTATGGCAAAGACGAAAAGCTTCCTCAGCAGGCCAAAGAGCACAGCATTGCCAAAGGGGTAGAATGGTTCTTCAATGGCCGCTTTTTTGTGCATCCCTCCTGGAAAGAAATGTGGCTGCAATACCAGGGAGACGGCACAGCTCCTTTCGGACCGCCGGTCAGCCAAAACTTACCCAATGGAGATGGTTCGCTGGGATTACTGGAGGGGCATGCCTCCAAAATCTACCATGACGGCTCTCAGCAATACCGCTACTGGATACGAGCTGATGTACAGGGGGAAGGCGCATATGCGCTGGCCGCAGCAGGCAAACTGCTTAACCATCCTACCTATCATGCCTATGCCCGGGAGCTGATCAATTATATTTTTGAGGGCTCCAACCTGCGGGCTGAGGCCAGAGATGAGAAAGGAAGTGCTTCTTATGGACTTATTGGCTGGTCGGTCACTCATCCCTGGGTCTTTTATGGAGACGATAATGCCCGTACCATCCTCGGTATTATGGGTGCCTCAGCCTATATGGATACGAATGAATGGGATCAGGAATTGGCAGAAGCCATCCTGGCCAATTTCAGGACCACAGGAAAGCAGGGATTTAGGGGCAGCCGACTGGAAGAAAAGGATCTGCAACAATATGGATGGAAGCATTTCTGGCAAAGAGACATTACGAACCCTGCTCCTCACTTTGAGTCCTGGATGTGGGCCTGCTACTTATGGTTGTACGACAAAAGTGGCTATGAACCTTTGCTCGCCAAAACAAAGGCCGCCATTGGTGAGATGATGGAGCGTTATCCTGAAGGCTGGCACTGGACCAACGGCATACAGCAGGAAAGAGCCCGCATGATACTGCCCCTCGCCTGGCTGGTAAGAGTAGAAGACACGCCCCTGCACCGGCAGTGGCTGGATAGGATTGTTAGTAAGCTACTGGAAAACCAGGTAGCCAGCGGTGCCATAAGGGAGGAATTAGGGGCAGGAAAAGGTAAGTATGGCAGAACAGCCTCCAACCAGGAATACGGCCTCCATGAAGCCCCTCTGATTTTTGAAAATGGGGATCCGGTGGCTGATATGCTGTATACCAGTAATTTCGCTTTTTTCAGCCTGAATGAAGCTGCTCATGCCACCGGTAATCCTGAGTACCGGCAGGCCGTAGCGAAACTTTCTGACTTTCTGACGAGGATACAGGTAAAGAGCAATACCCACAACGATCTGGATGGCGCCTGGTTCAGGGCCTTTGAGTTTGACCGTTGGGAATACTGGGCTTCCAATGCCGATGCGGGCTGGGGAGCCTGGGGTACCCTTTCCGGCTGGACACAAAGCTGGATTGTAAGTACCCAGGCGCTGACCGTCAGGGAACAGAGCTTCTGGGAACTGACCCGTGCCTCAGAGATTAATGCTCATATGCCCGAAACGCTGGAATTGATGTTTGAAGGCAGCGCTCCACCCAGTTACCGCTAACATTAGTCGCCCATAACAGGACCAAACAACAACCACTTTACTCATGAATGAACAAGCTTATGCCTCATTATATGCTAACACCTTGCTACAGGATGTCATCCCTTTCTGGATGCAGCATTCCGGAGATGCATCGTATGGAGGATACCTCACCTGCCTGGACAGAAAAGGAAAAACCTTTGACACCGATAAATTTATCTGGCTTCAGTGCCGGCAGGTCTGGTGCTTTTCCATGCTCTACAATCGGGTGGAACAAAAACAGGAGTGGCTGGACTTTGCCCTGCAAGGGGCAGAGTTTCTGAAAAAGTTTGGCAGGGATGCTCAGGGCAACTGGTATTTCTCCCTTACCCGAGAAGGCAAACCGCTGGTCCAGCCTTACAACATTTTTTCAGACTGCTTTGCCGCCATGGCATTCGGCCAGTTGTCGCAGGCCACGCAGGATAAAGCCCACAGTGAGATCGCCATCCATACGTATCACAATATCCTGAAAAGGCAGGAAAACCCTAAGGGAAGTTACAACAAAGCTTTTCCCGGCACCCGACCACTACAAAGCTTTGCCCTGCCCATGATAATGTGCAACCTCATCCTAGAGATGGAGCACCTACTGGCACCGGAAGAGGTAGATCGTATTATACAGCATGGCAGTCGAACCGTTATGGACACCTTTTACCAACCGGATAGCGGGCAGATTCTGGAAAATGTAAACGAAGATGGCAGCTTTTCCGATACCTTTGAAGGAAGACTTCTCAATCCCGGTCACGCTCTGGAGGCAATGTGGTTCATCATAGATCTGGCCGCCCGCACTTCCGATCAGCCTCTTATCCGTAAAGCAGTGGACATCAGCCTCAACACACTGGAGTATAGCTGGGACAGACGGTATGGAGGTATATTTTATTTTATGGATATCAAGGGGCATCCTCCTCAGGCACTGGAGTGGGACCAGAAGTTGTGGTGGGTCCACATGGAAACACTGATCAGCCTGCTTAAAGGCTTTCTGCAAACCGGTGATCAGCGGTGCTGGCAGTGGTTTGAGAAAGTACATGATTACTGCTGGACGCATTTTGCTGATCCCGAATACGGAGAATGGTACGGCTATCTTAACCGCCGGGGAGAAGTCCTAATCCCGCAAAAAGGGGGCAAGTGGAAAGGCTGTTTTCATGTACCGCGCGGACTTTATCAATGTTGGCAAACCCTGGATTCCATCGCTGAAAAGTCTTCAACTGTAACTCCTCAATAAAACCACCCTATGGCACAAGCACCAGCACAACAGGTAGTCAGCACAGAAACTACCAACTTTGAAAAGCAAAACTACACCCCTGCCCTGATCACCCTGGCAGTACTATATTTTATGATGGGTTTCATTACCTGTCTGAATGACACCCTGGTCCCTTTTTTCAAAAAAGGCTTTGATCTTACTTATTCCCAATCCTCACTGGTACAATTTTATTTTTTCCTGACCTACGGAGTGATGTCCATTCCGGCTGGGAAACTGGTAGGCCGCATAGGCTACAAGCAGGGAATGGTCTGGGGTTTTTCCGTTGCTGCTTTCGGCGCACTGCTGTTTTTCCCTGCTTCCCTCATGCATCAGTACGTATTATTTCTGGCGGCCTTATTCATTGTAGCGGCTGGCATCGTATTGCTGCAGGTGGCGGCCAACCCCTATATCACGGTACTCGGTCCCGCCCGTACTGCTTCCGCACGCCTTACCCTCATACAGGGTGTAGGCTCCATAGGTACCACCGTTGCTCCTATCTTCGGAGCTTACCTTATTCTTTCTCGCCTCCCCGAATCTGAAGCATCCAGTGAAGCTGTCAAATATCCATACCTGGGCATCACCGCATTACTAGTCTGTATCGCCTTGGTGGTATCCAGGCTCAGACTCCCCGAGATTCGCACTTCCTCTGGAGACAGTGCTGAACATAAACCCCAAAAAAGTAGCAGTATCTTTTCCTTCAGAAACCTGAATTTCGGTATCTGGGCTATCTTTTTTTATGTAGGGGCAGAGGTTTCTATTGGCAGTTTTCTGACTAATTACATTGCCGATGCCCTCATAATCGCAGAAGAGACTGCCAACAGCTATGTAGCTTTTTTCTGGGGAAGTATGCTGATAGGCCGACTGATAGGTGCCTATCTGCTCAAAGCAGTCAGACCGGCCAAGGTACTGACATTTTGTGCTGCACTGGCCATCGCTCTGATAATCATCTCAGTCAGTAGCACCGGCCTTATAGCCGTATGGACCATGATAGCCGTTGGATTGTCCAATTCAGTCATGTTTGCCATCATTTTCTCGCTTTCTGTTCAGGGGCTGGGCAAATATACCACACAGGCTTCGGGGCTGCTGTCAACCGCCATAGTGGGGGGAGCCATTATCTCCCTCAGCCAGGGCCTGGTAAAAGATCATGCCAGCTGGGCTGTATCCTTTATGATACCCCTGGCCTGCTATGTCTACATACTGTTTTATGGCCTCTATGGCTACCAGTCCAAATTCAGAAAAGAGGAGCATGATGTAGCACACTGAAGTACATTGCCTCATACAGCAGGACAAGGCTTTGCCTGTTCTCCATTCAATTTTATCACTAATACAAAACCAAAACTACTATGCAAAAACAACACACGAAAAAATGGCTTTTCAGCCTGTTGATGTCGTGCTTATGCCTAGTTTGGCAACCGCACTATGCCCTTGCCCAACAGCAAAGCATACAGGGCAAGGTGAGCGATGTAAACGGACAAGCCCTACCCGGTGCGACGGTGCTGATCAAAGGTACGCAGAACGGCACCATCACCAATGCTGAAGGACGGTTTCGGCTGAGTACAGCTCAGGATCGGGTTACGCTAGCCATCACTTTCATTGGTTTTGAGACTCAGGAAGTGGAGGCCAGCAGCTCGGAAGAAGTGCAGGTCACCCTTCAGGAATCGTCCAAGCAACTCAATGAAGTAGTGGTAGTGGGCTATGGTACTCAGAAAAAGGTAAACCTGACTGGTGCCGTATCAGTAGTGGAAGGCGAAAAGCTAAGTAAAAGACAGGTCGGCTCCACTTCCCTGGCGTTGCAAGGGTTAGCGCCGGGTGTTACCGTTACCCAGCAGTCGGGCGCTCCCGGAGGAGATGCCGGAACAATCCGTATCCGAGGTATAGGGTCCATCAATGCCGGTCAGAACCCTCTTATATTGGTAGACAATGTGGAGATGAGCCTCAACGCCATTGACCCCAATAACATAGAGAGCATTTCTATCCTGAAAGACGCAGCCGCGGCAGCCATTTACGGCTCCAGGGCAGCCAACGGTGTGGTCCTGATTACCACCAAAAGAGGAAAGGAGGGCATCAGTATCAATTACAACACCTACCTTGCCCAGCAGAAACCTACGAACCTGCCTGAAAAAGTAAATGCACTGGACCACATGAAATTGTGGGATGTAGCTCAGGTCAACAGTGGCTTGCCGCCTGCATTTACTGATCAGATACAGGCTTATGAAAGCCAGGGACCAGATAACTTCACCCGCTTCAATACCGACTGGAAAGACCTGGTACTGACCAATAATGGCCTGATGCATAACCATAACCTGAGTATTTCTGCCGGAACAGAAAAGCTTAAGGTATTTGCATCGGGCAGCTTTCTGGATCAAAATGGTTTGACGGCCAATACGAATTATACCCGGGCGGATATGCGTTTTAATACCGACCTGACCATTACCGATAAACTTTCGGCCAGCATGGACCTGGTATTAAACAGAACCGACCGCAACTGGCCCGGCCAGTTGTCTCCCAATACCATCATCAATCGTATGCTGGGTTACCCTGCCACTGCTCCCGGTCAGTTTGATGGCGGACAGTGGGGTGAGGGCTGGTCCAATACCAATCCTGCGGCGGCGGCAGAAGATGGTGGCTTCAACCGTTTGACAAACGATTCGCGCATCATCAAAGGAACCCTGAACTATCGTCCTTTTGAAGCGCTGGAACTACTGGCCTCCTACAGCTCAGACAACTGGGTTTCTCACAACAAGCGTATGACCAGGCAATATGAGATCTATGAGGCCGACCCGGCCAATAACACCCTCAATATGGCACGCCTGTGGCCCAGCCAGAATGGGCTGGCAGAAAACACTACTGATAACTACCGAAATATTTTCCGTGCTCAGGCCACTTACGATAAATCTTTCGGCCGCCACAATATCACTTTATTGGGCGGCTTCAGTACCGAAGAGTATCAGGCAGAATTCATCCATACTTATCGACAGAATCTGCTTTCTGCCGACAGACCCTATCTTGACAGCGGTGACCCTATCGGACAGGTACTGAGTGGTGGCGCAAGGCGTTATACGATGGTCTCCGCGTTTAGCAGAGTCAACTACAATTACGACGAAAGGTATTTACTGGAGTTGAACGGACGCTGGGACGCTTCATCACGCTTCAGAGAAGAAAACTGGTGGGCGCTTTTTCCCTCCGTTTCAGCAGGCTGGAGAATTTCCGAAGAAGGGTTCTGGCAGGGACTGGATAACATCATCAACGACGCCAAGATCAGGGCATCCTACGGGGCACTGGGTAATCAGAACCTGTCCGACTTTTACCCTACTTACTCTCCCTTTAGCTCAGGACCAGCCTACAACTATTATTTTAATGATGTCATCAATGCCGGCTATGCTTTAACTACTGCGGCTAACCCCAACATCAGGTGGGAGACCTCCAAAAACCTGGATATAGGTGCGGATCTGGGTTTCTTCAATAATCGCCTCAATATCACAGCAGATTACTTTCGTCGTGACATTGAAGACATGCTCATGATCAACCCTATTCCTGACTATGTAGGGTTATCAGCTCCTTACGTCAATGTGGGTTCTATGCGGAATACCGGCTGGGAACTTGCCGCAGGCTGGAGAGATAAGGTGAAGGATTTTTCCTATCAGGTAAATGTGAACGTATCCGACGTAAAGAATGAAGTTCTTGACATAGGAGGCAGCGATATCATTGGAGGGTCAAGAATTATCAGAGAAGGGCATCCTTTGCATTCTTATTACGGCTACGTTGCCGACGGCTTGTTTCAGAGCCAGGAAGAAATAGACAATGCCCCATTTCATTACGGCAATACGGCTCCCGGCGATATTCGCTACCGGGATATCAGCGGTCCTGAAGGTGTTCCCGATGATAAAATAGACAATTTTGACCGAACTATTCTGGGCAATTACTTTCCCCGCTACGAATACAGCATGAACCTGGAAGCGCAATATAAGGGCTTTGACCTGACTCTTTTCTTCCAGGGAGTGGGCAAAAAAGACAATTACATGTCAGGTACTGGTTCTCAGCCCTTCTATTCAAGAAGTTATCAGGGGTCCATGTTTGAGCATCAGAAAGATTACTGGTCGCCGGAAAACCCTGACGCTGCCTACCCTCGCCTTACCAATAATAGTATCACTAATAATTATGTTACCTCATCTTATTGGCTGAAATCAGGAGCTTACCTGCGCCTCAAAAACCTTGTTGTAGGCTATACACTCCCTAAAACACTGACTGAAAAGATGAAACTTGGCTCCGCCAGGATTTATGTCAGCGGCCAGAACCTGCTTACCTGGGATGATTACTTTCCCGGCTTTGACCCTGAGCAGCAGGACACCGCCGGAATTTTTTATCCCATCATGAAGACATATACTGTTGGTCTAAACATTAACTTCTAGAAGTATGAAAAACAACTTAATATTCCTCATAAGCATTTTATTTACACTAGCCCTGATGCCAGGCTGTAAGGACTTTCTGGAAGAAGTTCCACTGGATGCCCCGGCTACCGGGCAGTTTTTTAATAACGAAGCTGAAATGAATGTAGCCCTAAACGGGGTGTACAAATCCATTTACTGGAATTACGGCAATACTGCCTACCAGTCATACATGGACGGATGGACAGACCTCGGCCTGCATCGTGCGGTAGAGTTGGGTGAAGGCAATTTTGATGTTTTTAATAGCCACTCCTCCCTGATCTGGAACAAGGCATATACTTCCATTCAACGGGCCAATACCATGCTGGAGGGCATGGAAAGAGGTAAAGACAATGTGTCTGCCGATGCCTATGAGCGGTTTCGTGCCGAAGTGAAGGGGCTTCGTGCCTATGCTTACTTCTACCTGACTTATATGTTTGGAGATGTTCCCCTGATCACCGAGCCCCTGCATCCTGACGATTTTTATAACCAGACCCGTACGCCCCGGGCAGAGGTGATCAATTTTATCTACAATGAGCTCGACGCTGTGGCGCAGGTACTGGACTGGGCCCCTCAAGACAGAGGACGTATGAGCAAAGCTATTGCGCTGGGGCTTAAGGCAAGAACTGCCCTTTACAACCAGGAATACGCCTTGGCAGC
Proteins encoded:
- a CDS encoding PAS domain S-box protein, which codes for MKTKGSENENARIKNLYSYHILDSIAEEEYDFITQIASEICGMPVSLISLVDQNRQWFKSHHGLDICQSPKEHSFCAHAIVSKEEIFVVPDSRKDPRFKDNPLVTADPHIVFYVGVTLISSEGFPLGTLCVIDHQPRTISKKQISALKGLAKQVVKLFELRKSQHRLNRIEERYKVLVDHSIDGIYLLEEDGTILEVNNTACEMLGFSKKERINTNITDCDVHNNKLNFIQFWSKYDGYQTKLFETVHRHKNGTLIPLEINGISFIQGGKKYIYCIGRDISKRKETEKRLRESEEHYRFMTEYSSEMVCLHEPDGTYRYVSPAVKNLLGYDPEELVGTNPYSLFHPDDQERIRQNSHRLNLEGKGSRDTEYRIRRKNGKYIWFETTSDAITDQAGETKYLTTTSRDISERIKAELALKENEEKYRFLAENTSDFVILMNAQGAFTYIPPNIAELTGFSVEEHYKMGSFENILPEDRKIVEDIMREINQGAEISRDKFVAEYRIYKKSGEVIWLQTRSRVIRNDKQEMINILSTSNDITQRKEAEHSLKESEKKFRQLFDNMNEAFALNKIITDKNGKPRDYIFTEINPYFEKVLGLKREDVLGKRVKELLPDTEAYWIEKFGKVALEGKPIEFTDYSVEFDRYFATKAYCPKYGYFAVTFTDITDKIKTEKALKEAELRYRTFINSVSEGVYRFDFTIPMDIRMPIDQQIKHLYHNAYLEECNEEFLKVYGLKEEDMLGMSLADFHGGDDIPENVAAVKKFILSGYRVAQEETVEPDKEGNLHHFSNNTVGIIDKNNRLTRFWGTQTDITKLKEYEKELIKAKEIAEQKERELKEKNERIAQQNQVYVDTNQELSESNAKIKQINQELQKANQELDNFVYRVSHDLRSPVASCLALIDLALQEEDQDQIREFMKMQEKSLSKQDKFIHDILDYSRNTRKKVEPDEVNLRQLIDEIISSLSHDYRNTHCSFKLSGEGKLVCDSMRLQMVLNNLIANAFKYSFFQEKPHVQISASINDENTIITIKDNGIGIPDKHQKLVFDMFYRATNRSNGSGLGLYIVKEALDKMQGSIDLTSKVGEGTSISIQLPNLVNLTKYKVNS
- a CDS encoding AGE family epimerase/isomerase — protein: MNEQAYASLYANTLLQDVIPFWMQHSGDASYGGYLTCLDRKGKTFDTDKFIWLQCRQVWCFSMLYNRVEQKQEWLDFALQGAEFLKKFGRDAQGNWYFSLTREGKPLVQPYNIFSDCFAAMAFGQLSQATQDKAHSEIAIHTYHNILKRQENPKGSYNKAFPGTRPLQSFALPMIMCNLILEMEHLLAPEEVDRIIQHGSRTVMDTFYQPDSGQILENVNEDGSFSDTFEGRLLNPGHALEAMWFIIDLAARTSDQPLIRKAVDISLNTLEYSWDRRYGGIFYFMDIKGHPPQALEWDQKLWWVHMETLISLLKGFLQTGDQRCWQWFEKVHDYCWTHFADPEYGEWYGYLNRRGEVLIPQKGGKWKGCFHVPRGLYQCWQTLDSIAEKSSTVTPQ
- a CDS encoding sugar MFS transporter; the protein is MAQAPAQQVVSTETTNFEKQNYTPALITLAVLYFMMGFITCLNDTLVPFFKKGFDLTYSQSSLVQFYFFLTYGVMSIPAGKLVGRIGYKQGMVWGFSVAAFGALLFFPASLMHQYVLFLAALFIVAAGIVLLQVAANPYITVLGPARTASARLTLIQGVGSIGTTVAPIFGAYLILSRLPESEASSEAVKYPYLGITALLVCIALVVSRLRLPEIRTSSGDSAEHKPQKSSSIFSFRNLNFGIWAIFFYVGAEVSIGSFLTNYIADALIIAEETANSYVAFFWGSMLIGRLIGAYLLKAVRPAKVLTFCAALAIALIIISVSSTGLIAVWTMIAVGLSNSVMFAIIFSLSVQGLGKYTTQASGLLSTAIVGGAIISLSQGLVKDHASWAVSFMIPLACYVYILFYGLYGYQSKFRKEEHDVAH
- a CDS encoding SusC/RagA family TonB-linked outer membrane protein; the encoded protein is MQKQHTKKWLFSLLMSCLCLVWQPHYALAQQQSIQGKVSDVNGQALPGATVLIKGTQNGTITNAEGRFRLSTAQDRVTLAITFIGFETQEVEASSSEEVQVTLQESSKQLNEVVVVGYGTQKKVNLTGAVSVVEGEKLSKRQVGSTSLALQGLAPGVTVTQQSGAPGGDAGTIRIRGIGSINAGQNPLILVDNVEMSLNAIDPNNIESISILKDAAAAAIYGSRAANGVVLITTKRGKEGISINYNTYLAQQKPTNLPEKVNALDHMKLWDVAQVNSGLPPAFTDQIQAYESQGPDNFTRFNTDWKDLVLTNNGLMHNHNLSISAGTEKLKVFASGSFLDQNGLTANTNYTRADMRFNTDLTITDKLSASMDLVLNRTDRNWPGQLSPNTIINRMLGYPATAPGQFDGGQWGEGWSNTNPAAAAEDGGFNRLTNDSRIIKGTLNYRPFEALELLASYSSDNWVSHNKRMTRQYEIYEADPANNTLNMARLWPSQNGLAENTTDNYRNIFRAQATYDKSFGRHNITLLGGFSTEEYQAEFIHTYRQNLLSADRPYLDSGDPIGQVLSGGARRYTMVSAFSRVNYNYDERYLLELNGRWDASSRFREENWWALFPSVSAGWRISEEGFWQGLDNIINDAKIRASYGALGNQNLSDFYPTYSPFSSGPAYNYYFNDVINAGYALTTAANPNIRWETSKNLDIGADLGFFNNRLNITADYFRRDIEDMLMINPIPDYVGLSAPYVNVGSMRNTGWELAAGWRDKVKDFSYQVNVNVSDVKNEVLDIGGSDIIGGSRIIREGHPLHSYYGYVADGLFQSQEEIDNAPFHYGNTAPGDIRYRDISGPEGVPDDKIDNFDRTILGNYFPRYEYSMNLEAQYKGFDLTLFFQGVGKKDNYMSGTGSQPFYSRSYQGSMFEHQKDYWSPENPDAAYPRLTNNSITNNYVTSSYWLKSGAYLRLKNLVVGYTLPKTLTEKMKLGSARIYVSGQNLLTWDDYFPGFDPEQQDTAGIFYPIMKTYTVGLNINF